The following coding sequences lie in one Saimiri boliviensis isolate mSaiBol1 chromosome 6, mSaiBol1.pri, whole genome shotgun sequence genomic window:
- the LOC101037197 gene encoding organic anion transporter 7 isoform X1: MAFQDLLSQAGDLWRFQIVQAVFLSIFTIFAYPHFVLDNFTAFTPGHRCWVHILDNDTVSDNDTRTLSQDALLRSSIPLDSNMRPEKCRRFVHTQWHLLHLNGTFPNASDPDTEPCVDGWVYDRSTFSSTIVTEWDLVCDSQSLTSVAKFVFMAGTMVGAILGGHLSDRFGRKLVLRWCYLQLAIVGICSALAPSFLIYCSLRFLSGTATTTLLTNTIMLIVEWATYRFQAMGIPLAMCASSIAFMTLAGLAFAIRDWHILQLVLSLPYFVIFLTSRWLLESARWLIINNKPEEGLKALRKAAHRNGMKNARDILTLEILKSTMKEELEAAQKKPSLCELLHMPNVRKMIFLLSFTRFANFVTFYGLSLHIQHLGNDVFLLQTLFGVVILLANCVAPWALKHMNRRVSQMFLLSLLSVCTLAIIFVPQEMQTLREVLATLGLGASSLASTVAYTHGNEVIPTIIRARVMAINANFANIAGALAPLAMILSVYSPPLPWIIYGVFPFISGFLVLLLPETRNKPLIDTIQDVKNRKKDFREPKQEDPSMEVIQFQGILGADC; the protein is encoded by the exons ATGGCCTTTCAGGACCTCCTGAGTCAAGCCGGTGACCTGTGGAGATTCCAGATCGTTCAGGCTGTTTTTCTCTCAATCTTCACTATTTTTGCATACCCTCATTTTGTGCTGGATAACTTCACTGCATTCACACCTGGTCATCGCTGCTGGGTCCACATCCTGGACAATGATACTGTCTCTGACAACGACACCAGGACCCTCAGTCAGGATGCCCTCTTGAGAAGCTCCATCCCACTGGACTCAAACATGAGGCCAGAGAAGTGTCGTCGCTTTGTTCATACCCAGTGGCATCTCCTTCACCTGAATGGGACCTTCCCCAATGCAAGTGACCCAGACACAGAGCCCTGTGTGGATGGCTGGGTGTACGACAGAAGCACCTTTTCTTCCACCATCGTGACTGAG TGGGATCTGGTATGTGACTCTCAATCACTGACTTCAGTAGCTAAATTTGTATTCATGGCTGGAACGATGGTGGGAGCCATCCTAGGTGGTCATTTATCAGACAG GTTTGGGAGAAAGTTAGTTCTCAGATGGTGTTACCTCCAGCTCGCCATTGTTGGCATTTGTTCAGCCTTGGCTCCCAGCTTCCTCATTTACTGCTCACTACGCTTCTTATCTGGGACTGCTACAACAACCCTCCTTACAAACACTATTATGTTAA taGTCGAGTGGGCAACATACAGATTCCAGGCCATGGGAATTCCATTGGCAATGTGTGCTTCTAGTATTGCATTTATGACCCTGGCAGGCCTGGCTTTTGCCATTCGAGACTGGCACATCCTCCAGCTGGTACTGTCTCTACCATACTTCGTGATCTTTCTGACCTCAAG ATGGCTGCTAGAGTCTGCTCGATGGCTCATTATCAACAACAAACCAGAGGAAGGCTTAAAGGCACTTAGAAAGGCTGCACAcaggaatggaatgaagaatgccAGAGACATCCTAACCTTGGAG ATTTTGAAATCCACCATGAAGGAAGAACTGGAGGCAgcacaaaaaaaaccttctctGTGTGAATTGCTCCACATGCCTAACGTACGTAAAATGATCTTCCTCCTGTCCTTTACAAG ATTTGCAAACTTCGTCACCTTTTATGGCCTTAGTCTCCACATCCAGCATCTGGGAAATGACGTTTTCCTGCTGCAGACTCTCTTTGGTGTAGTCATCCTCCTGGCCAATTGTGTTGCACCTTGGGCACTGAAGCACATGAACCGTCGAGTAAGCCAGATGTTTCTCCTGTCGCTACTGTCAGTCTGCACCCTGGCCATCATCTTTGTGCCACAAG AAATGCAGACGTTGCGTGAGGTTTTGGCAACTCTGGGTTTAGGAGCTTCTTCTCTTGCCAGTACCGTTGCTTATACCCATGGAAATGAAGTAATTCCCACAATAATCAG GGCAAGAGTGATGGCAATCAATGCAAACTTTGCTAATATTGCAGGAGCCTTGGCTCCCCTCGCGATGATCCTAAGTGTATATTCTCCACCCTTGCCCTGGATCATCTATGGAGTCTTCCCCT
- the LOC101037197 gene encoding organic anion transporter 7 isoform X2 → MAFQDLLSQAGDLWRFQIVQAVFLSIFTIFAYPHFVLDNFTAFTPGHRCWVHILDNDTVSDNDTRTLSQDALLRSSIPLDSNMRPEKCRRFVHTQWHLLHLNGTFPNASDPDTEPCVDGWVYDRSTFSSTIVTEWDLVCDSQSLTSVAKFVFMAGTMVGAILGGHLSDRFGRKLVLRWCYLQLAIVGICSALAPSFLIYCSLRFLSGTATTTLLTNTIMLIEWATYRFQAMGIPLAMCASSIAFMTLAGLAFAIRDWHILQLVLSLPYFVIFLTSRWLLESARWLIINNKPEEGLKALRKAAHRNGMKNARDILTLEILKSTMKEELEAAQKKPSLCELLHMPNVRKMIFLLSFTRFANFVTFYGLSLHIQHLGNDVFLLQTLFGVVILLANCVAPWALKHMNRRVSQMFLLSLLSVCTLAIIFVPQEMQTLREVLATLGLGASSLASTVAYTHGNEVIPTIIRARVMAINANFANIAGALAPLAMILSVYSPPLPWIIYGVFPFISGFLVLLLPETRNKPLIDTIQDVKNRKKDFREPKQEDPSMEVIQFQGILGADC, encoded by the exons ATGGCCTTTCAGGACCTCCTGAGTCAAGCCGGTGACCTGTGGAGATTCCAGATCGTTCAGGCTGTTTTTCTCTCAATCTTCACTATTTTTGCATACCCTCATTTTGTGCTGGATAACTTCACTGCATTCACACCTGGTCATCGCTGCTGGGTCCACATCCTGGACAATGATACTGTCTCTGACAACGACACCAGGACCCTCAGTCAGGATGCCCTCTTGAGAAGCTCCATCCCACTGGACTCAAACATGAGGCCAGAGAAGTGTCGTCGCTTTGTTCATACCCAGTGGCATCTCCTTCACCTGAATGGGACCTTCCCCAATGCAAGTGACCCAGACACAGAGCCCTGTGTGGATGGCTGGGTGTACGACAGAAGCACCTTTTCTTCCACCATCGTGACTGAG TGGGATCTGGTATGTGACTCTCAATCACTGACTTCAGTAGCTAAATTTGTATTCATGGCTGGAACGATGGTGGGAGCCATCCTAGGTGGTCATTTATCAGACAG GTTTGGGAGAAAGTTAGTTCTCAGATGGTGTTACCTCCAGCTCGCCATTGTTGGCATTTGTTCAGCCTTGGCTCCCAGCTTCCTCATTTACTGCTCACTACGCTTCTTATCTGGGACTGCTACAACAACCCTCCTTACAAACACTATTATGTTAA TCGAGTGGGCAACATACAGATTCCAGGCCATGGGAATTCCATTGGCAATGTGTGCTTCTAGTATTGCATTTATGACCCTGGCAGGCCTGGCTTTTGCCATTCGAGACTGGCACATCCTCCAGCTGGTACTGTCTCTACCATACTTCGTGATCTTTCTGACCTCAAG ATGGCTGCTAGAGTCTGCTCGATGGCTCATTATCAACAACAAACCAGAGGAAGGCTTAAAGGCACTTAGAAAGGCTGCACAcaggaatggaatgaagaatgccAGAGACATCCTAACCTTGGAG ATTTTGAAATCCACCATGAAGGAAGAACTGGAGGCAgcacaaaaaaaaccttctctGTGTGAATTGCTCCACATGCCTAACGTACGTAAAATGATCTTCCTCCTGTCCTTTACAAG ATTTGCAAACTTCGTCACCTTTTATGGCCTTAGTCTCCACATCCAGCATCTGGGAAATGACGTTTTCCTGCTGCAGACTCTCTTTGGTGTAGTCATCCTCCTGGCCAATTGTGTTGCACCTTGGGCACTGAAGCACATGAACCGTCGAGTAAGCCAGATGTTTCTCCTGTCGCTACTGTCAGTCTGCACCCTGGCCATCATCTTTGTGCCACAAG AAATGCAGACGTTGCGTGAGGTTTTGGCAACTCTGGGTTTAGGAGCTTCTTCTCTTGCCAGTACCGTTGCTTATACCCATGGAAATGAAGTAATTCCCACAATAATCAG GGCAAGAGTGATGGCAATCAATGCAAACTTTGCTAATATTGCAGGAGCCTTGGCTCCCCTCGCGATGATCCTAAGTGTATATTCTCCACCCTTGCCCTGGATCATCTATGGAGTCTTCCCCT